In Pseudoalteromonas sp. MM1, a single window of DNA contains:
- a CDS encoding type IV pilus secretin PilQ: MAQINNKKGKTHMHKDVLWHHRFQAVLFVILALFVAKTACAAPLLYDVRYNPLLKGETELQLVFDEELTQQPKIQVHNTPARIEMLFEGAELEQGLENVPVDHAGINSVSSVLTEQGLKVTVNLARLKIYETQVNNNLVSLRVSDNPLTEQASDESSNGYDASSAYINRIQSIDFRRGEKGEAKVLVFLQDTQAAIEVHESGGKIIAEFHHTDILDDLLYELDVLDFGTVVSTIETFKEDSLSRVVIEPNAAFTFTYQQIDNILTLTIEKDETQNAYLDGGKEYQGRPMTLNFQDISVRAVLQIIAGYNEFNLVTSDSVTGNITLRLDGVPWDQALDVVLRIKGLDKRMDGSILMVAPAEELAAREAKDLLAKQKVEDLEPLYSEYIRLNYAKAEDFADLLKTDTNSIISARGSVSVDQRTNTLLIKDTAKSIESIRRMIETLDIPVQQVVIESRMVTVRDNVTEDLGVRWGFSDQQDSDGISGSLEGAESISNGTIPDLSDRLNVNLPITNPAASIGLHIAKLANGTLIDLELSALEEENKGEIIASPRITAANQQKARIEQGTEIPYTESASSGATTVSFKKAVLSLEVTPHITPDNKVILDLVITQDTRGETVQTGTGEAVSIDTQQIETQVLVDNGQTVVLGGIFQQQIINTTNKVPVLGDIPYVGRLFKSTSEFNEKRELLIFVTPKIQID; the protein is encoded by the coding sequence ATGGCGCAAATTAATAATAAAAAAGGTAAAACACACATGCATAAGGATGTACTTTGGCATCATCGTTTTCAAGCGGTGCTATTTGTCATATTGGCTCTTTTTGTTGCAAAAACAGCCTGTGCAGCGCCACTACTTTATGATGTACGTTATAACCCCTTGCTAAAAGGCGAGACCGAGTTACAGCTTGTATTTGACGAAGAGCTAACACAACAACCTAAAATTCAAGTACACAACACACCAGCGCGTATAGAAATGCTATTTGAAGGCGCCGAATTAGAGCAGGGTCTTGAAAATGTACCGGTCGATCACGCGGGTATTAATAGTGTAAGCAGCGTACTGACAGAGCAAGGCTTAAAAGTTACCGTAAATTTAGCGCGTTTAAAAATATACGAAACACAAGTAAATAATAACTTAGTGTCGTTGCGCGTGTCTGACAACCCGCTTACTGAACAAGCTTCTGATGAAAGCAGCAATGGTTATGATGCATCAAGTGCTTATATTAATCGTATTCAGTCTATTGATTTTCGCCGTGGTGAAAAAGGTGAAGCAAAAGTTTTAGTATTTTTGCAAGACACGCAAGCTGCGATAGAAGTACATGAAAGTGGTGGAAAAATAATAGCAGAGTTTCATCACACAGATATTTTAGACGACTTACTGTATGAACTAGATGTATTAGATTTTGGTACTGTTGTAAGTACCATTGAAACCTTTAAAGAAGATAGCTTAAGCCGTGTTGTTATTGAGCCTAATGCGGCTTTTACCTTTACCTACCAGCAAATAGATAACATTTTAACGTTAACGATTGAAAAAGATGAAACGCAAAATGCCTACTTAGATGGCGGTAAAGAATATCAAGGCCGACCAATGACCTTAAACTTCCAAGATATTTCGGTCAGAGCGGTACTGCAAATAATAGCGGGTTATAACGAGTTTAACTTAGTAACGAGTGACTCAGTAACCGGCAATATCACGCTTCGTTTAGATGGCGTACCATGGGATCAGGCTTTAGATGTTGTACTGCGCATTAAAGGTCTTGATAAGCGCATGGATGGCTCAATACTGATGGTGGCACCGGCAGAAGAGCTTGCTGCTCGAGAGGCTAAAGACTTGCTTGCAAAACAAAAGGTCGAGGATTTAGAGCCACTATACAGTGAGTATATTCGTTTAAACTACGCTAAGGCTGAAGATTTTGCAGATTTACTGAAAACCGACACTAACAGCATCATTTCTGCCCGAGGCAGTGTATCGGTTGACCAGCGTACCAATACATTACTCATTAAAGATACAGCGAAGAGCATTGAGAGTATTCGTCGTATGATTGAAACACTCGATATCCCAGTGCAACAAGTTGTTATTGAATCACGTATGGTTACGGTACGCGATAACGTCACAGAAGACTTAGGCGTACGTTGGGGATTTAGTGATCAACAAGATAGTGATGGTATTTCAGGCTCGCTTGAAGGAGCTGAGTCTATCTCAAATGGCACTATTCCTGATTTATCAGACCGTCTTAATGTAAACCTACCTATTACTAACCCTGCGGCAAGTATTGGTTTACACATAGCTAAGCTGGCTAATGGTACCTTAATTGATTTAGAGCTAAGCGCTTTAGAAGAAGAAAATAAAGGTGAGATTATTGCGAGTCCGCGCATTACTGCAGCTAATCAGCAAAAAGCACGTATTGAGCAAGGTACTGAAATTCCCTATACAGAATCAGCCTCAAGTGGTGCTACGACTGTAAGCTTTAAAAAAGCGGTATTGAGCCTTGAGGTGACACCGCATATAACGCCAGATAACAAAGTAATTTTAGACTTAGTAATCACACAAGATACTCGTGGTGAGACTGTTCAAACTGGTACAGGTGAAGCGGTTTCGATAGATACTCAACAAATTGAAACACAAGTGCTGGTTGATAACGGCCAAACCGTTGTGCTGGGGGGGATTTTTCAGCAGCAAATCATTAATACCACAAATAAAGTACCTGTACTTGGTGATATTCCATATGTTGGACGCTTATTTAAGAGCACCAGCGAGTTTAATGAGAAACGTGAATTACTTATTTTCGTGACACCGAAAATACAAATAGACTAA
- the aroK gene encoding shikimate kinase AroK, with protein sequence MAEKRNIFLVGPMGAGKSTIGRHIADQLHLEFVDSDQEIERRTGADIAWVFDLEGEEGFRLREESVIGDLTEMQGIVLATGGGSVMSKEVRNKLSARGIVVYLETPIEKQVARTQRDKRRPLLQTEEAPRNVLERLAEEREPLYKEVADFVVRTDEQSAKVVANQIIEKLDF encoded by the coding sequence ATGGCTGAGAAACGTAATATATTTCTAGTTGGCCCCATGGGGGCTGGCAAAAGCACGATTGGTCGTCACATCGCTGACCAATTACACCTTGAATTTGTCGATTCTGATCAAGAAATCGAACGCCGTACAGGTGCAGATATTGCCTGGGTGTTTGATCTTGAGGGTGAAGAAGGCTTTAGACTTCGTGAAGAATCTGTTATTGGCGACTTAACCGAAATGCAAGGTATTGTACTTGCAACCGGTGGTGGTTCAGTAATGAGTAAAGAAGTTCGAAACAAGCTTTCGGCTCGTGGTATCGTTGTATACCTAGAGACACCTATAGAAAAGCAAGTTGCACGCACGCAACGCGACAAGCGTCGCCCATTACTGCAAACTGAAGAAGCACCTCGTAATGTACTAGAGCGCTTAGCAGAAGAACGCGAGCCACTATACAAAGAAGTTGCCGATTTTGTTGTACGCACCGATGAGCAAAGCGCTAAAGTTGTTGCTAACCAAATCATCGAGAAATTAGATTTTTAA
- the aroB gene encoding 3-dehydroquinate synthase: protein MLELTVNLDERSYPIFIGQSALQDNGRLVHHIGDCRPIIITNDTVAPLYLQGLLDSLADLDPLSFVIPDGEQYKSLEWFEKISAFLLQNNCGRDTCLIALGGGVIGDLTGFVAACYQRGVPFIQIPTTVLSQVDSSVGGKTAVNHPLGKNMIGAFYQPQAVFIDTNSLHTLPAREFAAGMAEVIKYGLIYDTELFTFIEQNVEKLQQLDEASLQHIIYRCCEIKALIVAQDEKENGLRALLNLGHTFAHAIEAQMGYGVWLHGEAVATGMVLAAKLAHTRADLSQTEVDRIVTLLKLYNLPTEIPSEMTAEQFLMHMRKDKKNKKGTIRFILPTQFGQCALVDDVSDDQVRALIEQ, encoded by the coding sequence ATGCTTGAATTAACTGTTAATTTGGACGAGCGAAGTTATCCTATTTTTATTGGTCAATCTGCACTTCAAGATAATGGCCGCCTTGTTCACCACATTGGTGATTGTCGGCCTATCATTATCACTAACGACACAGTTGCGCCTTTATATTTACAAGGACTGCTAGATTCGTTAGCTGACCTAGACCCTCTTTCTTTTGTCATTCCTGATGGTGAGCAATACAAATCACTTGAATGGTTTGAGAAAATATCAGCTTTTTTATTGCAAAATAACTGCGGCCGAGACACATGCTTAATTGCATTAGGTGGCGGTGTTATTGGCGATTTAACAGGCTTTGTTGCTGCATGTTATCAGCGCGGTGTGCCGTTTATTCAAATTCCTACTACGGTGCTATCACAAGTTGACTCCTCTGTAGGAGGAAAAACAGCGGTAAATCACCCATTGGGTAAAAACATGATTGGGGCGTTTTATCAGCCGCAAGCTGTTTTTATTGATACTAATTCACTTCACACTTTACCGGCGCGCGAATTTGCAGCGGGTATGGCCGAAGTTATTAAGTATGGTCTAATTTACGACACAGAGCTATTTACTTTTATTGAGCAAAATGTAGAGAAGCTACAGCAACTAGATGAAGCAAGTTTGCAGCATATTATTTATAGATGTTGTGAAATTAAAGCGCTTATCGTGGCGCAAGATGAAAAAGAAAATGGCCTCCGTGCATTACTCAATTTAGGTCATACCTTTGCGCATGCAATTGAAGCGCAAATGGGATACGGTGTATGGCTACATGGCGAGGCTGTTGCTACCGGAATGGTACTTGCTGCTAAATTAGCGCATACACGCGCTGATTTATCGCAAACAGAGGTAGATAGAATTGTAACGCTACTCAAGCTTTATAATTTACCGACTGAGATCCCTAGTGAAATGACTGCTGAGCAGTTTTTAATGCACATGCGCAAAGACAAAAAAAATAAAAAAGGCACTATCCGCTTCATTTTACCTACTCAATTTGGTCAATGCGCATTGGTAGATGACGTATCAGACGACCAAGTTAGAGCGTTAATCGAGCAATAA
- a CDS encoding AAA family ATPase, giving the protein MQAQILPSRAALVDRIALQFEYGQNLIVLLGTSGLGKSYMLETFITDKYNSFNKAFVQVSASVNDVSLMSDILEQSFNSPLIDHDLSLSENFYQLLQQQPCEACLWVLDNARHLSEELLQELELLAKNSPVTLYIMLASQSKLAINSAVEIYLEPLSAHESKQLMSWYFPNLPYDEDPVFSAFLNEAKGNPSLLLAWQPTEHVADIVKKDKVSWRVHLISLLIIIMLLIIGLLYKNDMTQWWQTYYQNQQSQAIDTAIPASKITAIPSADKEVSNDNSDISKADLPSEPVSDKSQSNVAPHKNDVPAIMQSLTRQAQQSAQSEQSEQSEALPQSLNTSETIEPIESDKKENPQPKTSNNVSDNAWYLAQSDNNTTVQLLAVTQEKITREFIIQHNLSQRAKVYQTKRNNKVWWVVTIGSYASLAEAKSALSALPSALRKNKPFYKKISKIKQEIARLDQ; this is encoded by the coding sequence ATGCAGGCGCAAATTTTACCAAGCCGTGCGGCGTTGGTGGATAGAATCGCTCTGCAATTTGAATACGGGCAAAACTTAATTGTATTACTAGGTACCTCTGGCCTAGGCAAAAGTTATATGCTCGAAACCTTCATCACCGACAAATACAACAGTTTTAACAAAGCATTTGTACAAGTAAGTGCCAGTGTAAATGATGTATCACTGATGAGTGATATATTAGAGCAAAGCTTTAACTCTCCGCTGATTGACCATGATTTATCGTTAAGTGAAAACTTTTACCAACTGTTGCAGCAGCAGCCGTGTGAGGCCTGTTTATGGGTGCTCGATAATGCAAGGCACTTATCTGAAGAGCTATTACAAGAGTTAGAGTTACTTGCTAAAAACAGCCCTGTAACGCTTTATATTATGCTAGCCTCGCAATCAAAGCTGGCTATTAATAGTGCCGTTGAAATTTACTTAGAGCCTTTGTCTGCACATGAATCTAAACAGCTAATGAGCTGGTATTTTCCTAATTTACCGTACGATGAAGATCCCGTATTTAGCGCATTTTTAAATGAAGCGAAAGGCAACCCCAGCTTATTATTAGCATGGCAGCCAACGGAGCATGTGGCTGATATTGTAAAAAAAGATAAAGTGTCGTGGCGAGTACACTTAATCTCGTTGTTAATTATAATTATGCTACTTATCATTGGTTTGCTGTATAAAAATGACATGACTCAGTGGTGGCAAACGTACTATCAAAATCAACAAAGCCAAGCCATAGATACCGCTATTCCTGCTTCTAAAATTACCGCTATCCCAAGCGCGGATAAAGAAGTCAGTAATGACAATTCTGATATTTCAAAAGCAGATTTGCCTTCAGAGCCGGTCAGTGATAAATCACAAAGTAATGTAGCACCTCATAAAAACGATGTGCCGGCGATTATGCAAAGCCTAACGCGTCAGGCTCAACAAAGCGCTCAAAGTGAGCAAAGTGAACAAAGCGAGGCGTTACCACAAAGCTTAAACACTTCTGAGACTATTGAGCCAATCGAAAGTGACAAAAAAGAAAACCCGCAGCCTAAAACCTCAAATAACGTATCAGATAACGCTTGGTATTTAGCCCAGTCAGATAATAATACAACTGTGCAGTTGCTAGCTGTTACACAGGAAAAAATCACCCGTGAGTTTATTATTCAACATAATTTAAGCCAGCGCGCTAAGGTATATCAAACTAAGCGAAATAATAAAGTGTGGTGGGTGGTTACTATTGGCAGTTATGCATCACTCGCTGAGGCTAAAAGTGCGTTGTCTGCCTTGCCGAGTGCGCTTAGAAAGAACAAGCCTTTTTATAAAAAAATCAGCAAAATAAAACAAGAAATTGCACGACTTGATCAGTAA
- a CDS encoding Dam family site-specific DNA-(adenine-N6)-methyltransferase, translated as MQQKSRAFLKWAGGKYSLVEDINARLSQASKHAETLVEPFVGAGSVFLNSNFKHYLLNDINADLINLYKELKRSPDEFISDSKKLFVDLNNHPDAYYEYRVQFNKSNDVYERAMLFLYMNRHGYNGLCRYNLKGIFNVPFGKYKKPYFPEKEMYFFAEKAQKATFTCLSYDDVFKLVPNNAVIYCDPPYVPLSKTASFTSYAKGGFNLDDQANLANLAEQAAFENNTPVLISNHDTVWTRKIYSQATLGKIQVKRTISPKGGSRNKVDELMAMYLAPKQPLRKLSLQK; from the coding sequence ATGCAACAAAAGAGTAGAGCCTTCCTTAAATGGGCTGGCGGTAAATACAGCCTAGTTGAAGATATTAATGCACGCTTATCTCAAGCCAGCAAACACGCTGAAACCTTGGTAGAACCTTTTGTAGGTGCAGGCTCGGTATTTTTAAATAGTAATTTTAAGCACTATTTACTTAACGATATTAATGCTGATTTAATTAACTTATACAAAGAGCTCAAGCGCTCGCCTGATGAGTTTATCAGTGATTCTAAAAAACTATTTGTTGATTTAAATAACCACCCAGATGCTTACTACGAGTACAGGGTACAGTTTAATAAAAGCAATGATGTGTATGAGCGCGCAATGCTCTTTTTATACATGAATCGCCATGGTTACAATGGGCTGTGTAGGTATAATCTCAAAGGTATTTTTAACGTGCCATTTGGTAAATATAAAAAGCCTTATTTTCCTGAAAAAGAAATGTACTTTTTTGCCGAAAAAGCACAAAAAGCCACATTTACCTGCCTAAGCTACGATGACGTGTTTAAGCTTGTGCCAAACAATGCGGTTATTTATTGCGATCCGCCTTATGTGCCGTTAAGCAAAACAGCGTCGTTTACTTCTTATGCTAAAGGCGGGTTCAACTTAGACGATCAAGCAAACTTGGCAAACTTAGCCGAGCAAGCTGCGTTTGAAAACAATACTCCGGTGCTTATATCTAATCACGATACCGTGTGGACACGAAAAATTTATAGCCAAGCTACACTAGGTAAAATTCAAGTAAAACGAACTATCAGCCCTAAAGGTGGATCACGCAACAAGGTCGACGAGTTAATGGCTATGTATTTAGCACCCAAGCAACCACTGCGTAAATTGTCACTACAAAAATAA
- a CDS encoding DUF2970 domain-containing protein produces the protein MLHLISALQSVLAAFFGVQSEHKRQVDFQQHSPLFIIALAVLFFVIFVVTIYAVVAWVLNT, from the coding sequence ATGCTGCACTTAATTAGCGCGTTGCAAAGTGTGCTAGCAGCATTTTTTGGTGTGCAATCTGAGCACAAACGCCAAGTCGACTTTCAACAACACTCCCCTCTTTTTATTATTGCTTTAGCTGTGCTGTTTTTTGTTATTTTTGTAGTGACAATTTACGCAGTGGTTGCTTGGGTGCTAAATACATAG
- the rpe gene encoding ribulose-phosphate 3-epimerase, translating to MLNPEQKYLIAPSILSADFAKLGEDVDKVLAAGADVVHFDVMDNHYVPNLTIGPMVCKALRNYGVTAPIDVHLMVKPVDSIIPQFAEAGASIITFHPEASEHIDRTIQLIKDHGCKAGLVFNPATSLSYLDHVIDKLDTILLMSVNPGFGGQSFIPHTLEKLAQAKQRIIESGRDIRLEVDGGIKVDNIAAAAQAGADMFVAGSAIFNEPDYKVVIDQMREQLGSVK from the coding sequence ATGTTAAACCCTGAACAAAAATACTTAATTGCGCCTTCTATTTTGTCAGCCGATTTTGCAAAATTAGGCGAAGATGTAGATAAAGTACTCGCTGCAGGCGCTGATGTAGTACATTTTGATGTCATGGACAATCACTACGTGCCTAATCTCACTATAGGACCCATGGTGTGTAAAGCGCTCAGAAATTACGGTGTAACAGCACCGATAGATGTTCACCTAATGGTAAAGCCCGTAGATAGTATTATTCCTCAGTTTGCAGAGGCTGGCGCGTCAATAATTACGTTTCACCCTGAGGCGAGCGAGCATATAGATCGCACCATACAGCTCATTAAAGACCATGGTTGTAAAGCGGGCTTAGTATTTAACCCTGCTACTAGCCTGAGCTATCTAGATCACGTTATTGATAAACTAGACACTATTTTATTAATGTCTGTAAACCCTGGTTTTGGCGGCCAAAGCTTTATTCCTCATACCCTTGAAAAACTAGCGCAAGCTAAGCAACGTATCATTGAATCAGGCCGTGATATTCGCCTAGAAGTTGATGGTGGTATAAAGGTTGATAACATAGCCGCAGCGGCACAAGCGGGTGCTGATATGTTTGTAGCAGGATCTGCTATTTTTAATGAGCCTGATTACAAAGTGGTTATTGATCAAATGCGTGAGCAGTTAGGAAGCGTAAAGTAA
- a CDS encoding phosphoglycolate phosphatase: MKYDVALFDLDGTLVDSVYDLYLAINLTLSDLAFPIVSQSLVESWIGNGIETLVKRALSGDMQISEHLDETLSAKAIALFYQHYGQLVGEYSVLYQHVETGLSALRGMPKALVTNKARIFTEILLDKLSLTSHFEVIVCGDDMAKKPSPAPLLYACNQLNVEPSKAIMIGDSKSDILAAHAAKIDVIAVDYGYNQGEKLSDFNPQYLCDNFLDIIPTLTQR, encoded by the coding sequence ATGAAATATGATGTAGCTTTGTTCGACCTAGACGGCACACTCGTTGATAGCGTTTACGATTTATACTTAGCAATAAATTTAACATTGAGTGATCTAGCGTTTCCCATTGTTAGCCAAAGCTTAGTTGAAAGCTGGATAGGCAACGGTATTGAAACCTTAGTGAAGCGTGCGCTCAGCGGCGATATGCAAATTAGCGAGCATTTAGACGAAACGCTTAGCGCAAAAGCCATTGCTTTGTTTTACCAACATTATGGGCAGCTAGTAGGTGAGTATAGTGTGTTATACCAACATGTAGAAACAGGGCTCAGTGCTTTGCGCGGCATGCCAAAAGCACTTGTTACTAATAAAGCGCGCATATTTACCGAAATCCTACTTGATAAGCTTTCTCTTACAAGCCACTTTGAAGTGATAGTGTGTGGAGATGATATGGCAAAAAAACCTTCACCAGCACCATTACTTTATGCGTGCAACCAGCTGAATGTGGAGCCGAGTAAGGCTATTATGATTGGCGACTCAAAAAGCGATATATTGGCAGCTCATGCCGCTAAAATTGATGTTATAGCTGTAGATTATGGCTACAACCAAGGCGAAAAGCTAAGCGATTTTAATCCACAGTACCTATGCGATAACTTCTTAGATATAATACCGACACTAACACAGCGTTAA
- the trpS gene encoding tryptophan--tRNA ligase codes for MSKPVVLSGIQPTGGMTIGNYVGAINQWLKLQEDHDSFFMLVDLHAITVRQEPELLRSRVLDGIALYAACGIDPEKSALFVQSQVPEHAQLAWVLNCYAQMGELNRMTQFKDKSSKHANNVNVGLFSYPVLQAADILLYQADQVPVGDDQKQHLELTRDIATRFNNLYGDVFKLPEPYIPEFGARVMSLQDPLKKMSKSDENPNGYIMLLDEPKKIEKKLKKAVTDSDEQARIYFDRTEKPGVSNLLTLLSVATKRSIEDLVPEYEDKMYGHLKKDTADAVVSMIEPIQARFKEIREDQNLLDSIMKSGAEKASVRAEKTLKSVYDALGFIPRT; via the coding sequence ATGAGTAAACCAGTAGTTTTAAGTGGCATTCAGCCAACCGGTGGTATGACAATAGGCAACTATGTTGGCGCTATTAACCAGTGGCTAAAGCTACAGGAAGACCACGACAGTTTCTTTATGCTTGTTGATTTGCATGCCATTACCGTACGTCAAGAACCAGAGCTTCTTCGCTCTCGTGTATTAGATGGTATAGCGTTATACGCGGCGTGCGGCATAGACCCTGAAAAGTCTGCGCTTTTTGTGCAATCACAAGTCCCAGAGCACGCGCAGTTAGCATGGGTGCTAAATTGTTACGCACAAATGGGCGAGCTTAACCGCATGACCCAGTTTAAAGATAAATCATCTAAGCATGCTAACAATGTAAACGTAGGTTTATTTTCGTACCCAGTATTGCAAGCAGCCGATATTTTATTATATCAAGCAGATCAAGTGCCGGTAGGGGACGATCAAAAGCAGCACTTAGAGCTAACGCGTGACATAGCGACTCGTTTTAATAACTTGTATGGCGACGTATTTAAATTACCTGAGCCATATATTCCTGAATTTGGCGCACGCGTAATGAGCCTTCAAGATCCGCTTAAAAAAATGTCTAAGTCTGATGAAAACCCTAACGGCTACATTATGCTATTAGATGAGCCTAAAAAGATTGAGAAAAAGCTTAAAAAAGCAGTAACTGATTCAGATGAGCAAGCACGTATTTACTTTGATCGTACGGAAAAGCCAGGCGTTTCTAACTTACTTACTTTGTTAAGCGTAGCGACTAAGCGCTCAATTGAAGACTTAGTGCCAGAGTACGAAGATAAAATGTATGGCCACCTGAAAAAAGATACAGCCGATGCTGTAGTGAGTATGATTGAGCCAATTCAAGCACGTTTTAAAGAGATCAGAGAAGATCAAAACCTACTTGATAGCATCATGAAATCAGGTGCAGAAAAGGCAAGTGTACGAGCAGAAAAAACCCTTAAATCAGTTTACGATGCACTAGGATTTATTCCTCGTACATAA